In the Hevea brasiliensis isolate MT/VB/25A 57/8 chromosome 8, ASM3005281v1, whole genome shotgun sequence genome, TTGTAATAATATCACTAGCAACTTATCAGCTCATGAAAAAGGTATGTGAAAACCATTATCAAACCCTCAAAAGCAATTTAAAAAGAGATACAGGAAAAGAAATACATATTTCACAAACCATTAAGAAAAATCACCTGAATCAGACCCTTCACACGCCAAACCTTGTGTTTTAAAACCACGATCTGTGGATCATCGGGATGCAATGACTGCAATTCCTCCCTCACAGATTCAAAACTTGCATTGTGTTCATATGATAGCTGAATGGCTTTGACATCCTTAGCCAACTTGTCCAATCTTCCTAACACCACTCGAGAATCCCCTGCATTTGCAATGTATAGATGTCCACTATACACTATACCTACCAAACAACATGAACCAACAGAAGCAATTTGTGGATTAATTTGCCACTGTTGTTGTACTAGAGAGAGAAATGCCTCCTCTGTTGCCAAAAATGCTTTGTTGATAACATCTGCAGACATTCCATGAGTTTCTGACGTAAATTCTGCACCATGAATAGCTGTCAAGTCAGTAAAAATATGCATTAGCTATATTAACTTTGAAAAATTAATTGGAGAGAAGAAATGAAGGTATAATGGTTGCGCTTGCACACTCAAATACAGTACATCTTTTAacttaaaagacataaaagataTGGTTTCTGAATTATTGTGGATGATACATACGGGGAGAACTCACTGTCAAAGAGCTGATAAAAATGAACATCCTCTAGGTCTTTATGCACAAAAATGTTCATGCACCTGTTGTAAAATTTAGAGGATCTTTTaagttatataatatttaacttttTTGCAATTACTTTTTCTATATCTGGTGCAATGTGGACTCATTATTAGATAAGTTTAATGAGCAGTGACTTCATATTCTCACAGTTTACATTACCAGAAAAAAATATTTCCATTAAGCTGGTGGCCACAAAGAATGTCCAATATCCTCGAAGTAGGTCTAAATTCTCTGCAAACTCCCTTCCAATCCCATCAAGGATGCAAGTGTTTTATTGGAAAATAATTATTCCTCTAATTTATGCATCTTTTCCAATTCAACCACAAACACGGACTTATTCTTGTTGAGCAGCTCACAACAGTTTTGCAAATATTTCTTCATTATGGTTCATTATCAGAAGCAATAAATCCAAATTCCAAATTATCTTATAGAGAtagaaatatgaatgataaagCATATTAGAGTGCAGAGCTCCGGTTCACTCAAGCTCTTCTATTTTAGCTTGATGGTGCAACAAACAGGGTTTCCAAGACAATGATAGGGCCATAAAATCTTCATGATGATTATACAAAACGTATAGCACCAAATCAGCAAAACAATTATGACCAGGCTCAAAAACTTTCAAAACTGTCCAGAGATAAATATAAATGTGAAACAGTAACCAACAACATGCATGGGAAAATTACACTCTACTAACGACAAGCATAGAAAAATAATAGATCCTCTATTCAACCATAGCCTTATTCGGCAAAAGCTTTTAAGGTAGCGTTTAGTGTTTTGATCATAGTCAAAATGCTACCTCTCTTATTTATATTGTTCGGTGGCATAATATTAATATTAGCGTTTAAAGGTTGAGTGAGTGATTAATGAAAAGTTACCCCTTAGCTTTTAGAGGTTGAGGGAGTATTTTAACTAGGGTCAAAAAAATTATACcaattatttttacatttaacaaCTAATTCAACAGTTATTTTTACTAAACACTTCGACTTTAAATCGCTATATGAACAACTAACCACTAACAACTAAATGAACTAATATCTAACCGCTAACAGCTAACAAGTACTACAATAGCTAACAGTTACTAGAACAGCTAATATTACTGAATAAACCCCATACCAAAATAATAAGAACAACACATATAATCATGGTCAACCAAATATCATATGAAACAATAATTTTCAAGCTCAAAAACTTGAATAAGTCAATCGTCAATACAAATGTTAAACAGTAGCCCTCAGTGTATAGGAATATTTAACTAATGAGTAATGATAATGacgacaacaacaacaataacaacaagaAGCTATAATCCCAAACTAGTTGGAGTCGACTATAATAGAACCTCCAATTCACCAGCCCATATACAGTATAAAAGTTACTGTCAAGCTCATAAACTTTCAAATAGTCCAAACATCAAAAAAAATGTGAAACATGGGAATATTGCATATAACTAATGACAGGCACAGACAAATGATAGAAAATCTAATTGACCAGACTGGGAAAATGAAAACAACACAGATAACTTTAGTAAACCAAATATAGTATGAAACAACACAATCTTTTAGCTGACTAATGAAATTTATCAAGCCAGACAGACAAAACATACTCTTGATATTTTCAAAAAGATGTTGATTTACAAATCGAGCAGCTTCCGGACCTCCATGACCATCATAAATTCCTACAAATGTGCCTTGAGGACCTGATTCAAGCAAGCTTATTGGCCCTGATTCAAGTTGGCTACAGTCTTCCAATAGATTGTTTGCTTGAATTACAGCCATTGAGAACTCCCCATTTACATGGTGTCCAGAATCTTTGTACCACAACAATCCATCAGCCCGACCAGTAACATCTCCATCTCTATTAGAATGATCACCCTCAACAGAAGGCTTCCAACAAGGTGCAACAATCCTCATCAGTGTATTTGATACCATTACTCACATATTCGTGCCCCAATAACCCAGCAATCAAAGTAGTCCTCAAAAAGGTACCAACAGCTCTATCAAAAGCTAATCTTGGTTCTAGTGTCTCCTCAATCCCCAACCCCACAGCAGAAATTTAAGAAATCAAATACACGTTGATAAATGCAGAAACCATTAATCTGCAGCAAAACACATCATTACACAAATTAATTGGTATGCTCAAGAAATTGTGGaatatgatttttaggcatatgTTAGCACGCACCATAATGTGAAGCAATAGTTTGTGCGATAAACAAATGAAATGTGCCAAAACTAAAGCATAAGAGGTCAAGGAAGAAAACAGACAGAAAGCAACTTTAATCTCTATATAAATATCAAGTAGATTGTGGATAtgaacaaaaattaaataatatggatttatgcaaaaataaaaagtAATCAATCCAATCAGCCGAATTCATGGACATATTCATAAACTGCATAACATCAAGTTTGAGAAAAAGATAAAACAAATTAAACTATCATGGCACACCACAGCATTTGAAGATAATATTTCAGTATACCTTGCAAGTCAATAAATTTGAGACAAGAATCACAATACAGATACTATCAAATCTGTTTAATAAAATATCGTAACAAGTTATTATATAGAGTATGACACAATCCAAATGCAAAACAATCATCTAAATGATAAAGAACATAGAAGACACGATCAAACGGTTCTTGTGAAATGCATCAGACGAGACCCAAAGTCACAAATAAAGCAATCATAGAACTCAAACAGGAAATTCT is a window encoding:
- the LOC110650239 gene encoding probable protein phosphatase 2C 38 isoform X4, whose protein sequence is MVSNTLMRIVAPCWKPSVEGDHSNRDGDVTGRADGLLWYKDSGHHVNGEFSMAVIQANNLLEDCSQLESGPISLLESGPQGTFVGIYDGHGGPEAARFVNQHLFENIKKFTSETHGMSADVINKAFLATEEAFLSLVQQQWQINPQIASVGSCCLVGIVYSGHLYIANAGDSRVVLGRLDKLAKDVKAIQLSYEHNASFESVREELQSLHPDDPQIVVLKHKVWRVKGLIQVSRSIGDAYLKRAEFNREPLLAKFRLPRPFDKPILKAEPTISVQKLCPEDQFLIFASDGLWEHLSNQEAVDIVNNCPRCCKKTSQSCTS
- the LOC110650239 gene encoding probable protein phosphatase 2C 38 isoform X2, which gives rise to MVSNTLMRIVAPCWKPSVEGDHSNRDGDVTGRADGLLWYKDSGHHVNGEFSMAVIQANNLLEDCSQLESGPISLLESGPQGTFVGIYDGHGGPEAARFVNQHLFENIKKFTSETHGMSADVINKAFLATEEAFLSLVQQQWQINPQIASVGSCCLVGIVYSGHLYIANAGDSRVVLGRLDKLAKDVKAIQLSYEHNASFESVREELQSLHPDDPQIVVLKHKVWRVKGLIQVSRSIGDAYLKRAEFNREPLLAKFRLPRPFDKPILKAEPTISVQKLCPEDQFLIFASDGLWEHLSNQEAVDIVNNCPRNGVARKLLKAALLEAAKKREMRYSDLKKIDRGVRRHFHDDITVIVLFLDSHLIGSSSCQGPLLSIRGGGGTPGNFIT
- the LOC110650239 gene encoding probable protein phosphatase 2C 38 isoform X1, which translates into the protein MVSNTLMRIVAPCWKPSVEGDHSNRDGDVTGRADGLLWYKDSGHHVNGEFSMAVIQANNLLEDCSQLESGPISLLESGPQGTFVGIYDGHGGPEAARFVNQHLFENIKTIHGAEFTSETHGMSADVINKAFLATEEAFLSLVQQQWQINPQIASVGSCCLVGIVYSGHLYIANAGDSRVVLGRLDKLAKDVKAIQLSYEHNASFESVREELQSLHPDDPQIVVLKHKVWRVKGLIQVSRSIGDAYLKRAEFNREPLLAKFRLPRPFDKPILKAEPTISVQKLCPEDQFLIFASDGLWEHLSNQEAVDIVNNCPRNGVARKLLKAALLEAAKKREMRYSDLKKIDRGVRRHFHDDITVIVLFLDSHLIGSSSCQGPLLSIRGGGGTPGNFIT
- the LOC110650239 gene encoding probable protein phosphatase 2C 38 isoform X3; this translates as MVSNTLMRIVAPCWKPSVEGDHSNRDGDVTGRADGLLWYKDSGHHVNGEFSMAVIQANNLLEDCSQLESGPISLLESGPQGTFVGIYDGHGGPEAARFVNQHLFENIKTIHGAEFTSETHGMSADVINKAFLATEEAFLSLVQQQWQINPQIASVGSCCLVGIVYSGHLYIANAGDSRVVLGRLDKLAKDVKAIQLSYEHNASFESVREELQSLHPDDPQIVVLKHKVWRVKGLIQVSRSIGDAYLKRAEFNREPLLAKFRLPRPFDKPILKAEPTISVQKLCPEDQFLIFASDGLWEHLSNQEAVDIVNNCPRCCKKTSQSCTS